The DNA segment AAAAATTAATCATTAATATATGAGTCCCACAGCTGAGTCCTTGATTGATAGTGCATATCAGTACGCCCCGTGCCAGCAGTTATCTGTTTTTATGTAATCTGTCTGTTAATATGTTTCAGGTTTTGGTACCATATTTATGATCAAGAATCATCATCACTcccatcaacatcagctcttacAGTAAAAATGGTCAGAGACCACACTGAAACAGATTTACTGAAGATTTCTGGTGAAACAGATGGTTGGGAGAATGCCACAGCGTTAATTGGGAATCAGCCAGGAGGATACAAGGTTAGCAAAGCATCCTGTAGACTTTAACCTATACACACAGATAGTAACAGTAAACATTTAATTAAGGTTACTATCTTTTTAGTTCCTCCTTCATATTATATTGATCTTTATCTGATCTTTAACTGTTTCCTGTTCTTCTGGAACACCTCTGCATCCGGGGGAACAATAAAGCATTTTAGGTTTTATTATTCTATTTAACTTTCTTTTTGATCAGTGGCTGAATGTTCTTGCCACATCTGCAGGTACACAGTCcacattttcagtgtttgttttttttttcactaaaaaCCTCTTAACAACCTCAAGTCCTTGTGTCCAAAAAGGACAAGGCAAAACCATAGCACTCAGCATTACGAAGATGCTTTCTTGTAAATTAAAATACACATGATAATTTCAGGTGAACTTAAGCAAACATGCCAACCAGGTAAAATCTGAATGCTTTCCATTAATCAAAGAAACAAATGTATCAAAATTTAGATGTACATGAATGTCAGTGACCTAAagtgttattaaaaaaagaggTTACAGTAATACTAGTTTTATCGCTGTTTGTTGTCAAACTCATATAGACCAAAGTAGTTGTCATTGTTAAAAACATGCCTTTAGATTACTAAATGAAAAGAATTAATCTATGCTTCTCATTTTGTCATGTATGGACCCAATAGACGTCTTTTCTACTTGTAAAAAATGTCAACATCCATCAGTTTTTTCAGCCATACTGGAACCTGTTTTAACCCAGTAGATGACATCAGGGTTTCATGGCAAGATGAAGctgtcatgttttcatgtttttgggTGTCTTCAAAGAAATGCAGTAATCAGTAAGGgtgaaaaaataatttcaaattttTGATTATGAATTTAATACTgaggtctttttctttttgcagctgctgttttcatTCAGTCTATCAATTTTGGAAAAACTGGATGTTATGTTGGATGATATCAACTTTGAATACTGTAAAGAGGGGGAAATCCCAGCTGGAGGTACAGATAACCTTTCATGTGACTTTGAAAAGGATACCTGTGCATGGTACCATGACTACAGAGCCAGTCTCTTGTGGGAAAAGAGTAAAGGTGGATATGATCGCCCAACTGGGAATGGTGAGTAGTATACTGAGCATTAACATACTTATTAACATACGTTTAATATTTTGGATCTTCCTGGGATACATGGATTGAAATATtgtgattaataaataatattaaatccACCATGAAACTATATAGCAATAcagtttaaataaactttaaacaaTCCAGAGTACTATGCATGGCCTCTGATATGTCCTTTAGGTCATGTGATCTTCTGTAGTATTAATAATGCAGTTATTACAAATTGCAGTAATTTCAAGTGAGTGTATAACTTGATTTTTCCATCTCACTCATCAACTTTGAAGGAAACTTCAAAGTTTATGAGATTGCTTTGAGTGTATCTcctgttgtgctttgtttttcttctacagGCTACTACATGCTCATAGAAGCTAAAAGAAACCTAAACATCTCATCAGCAGCCAGACTCATCAGCTTTCCTCAACCTGCCGGTCAAGTGCTTTGTGTGAGTTTCTGGTACCACATATTTGGCAACAGCATTGGTACGTGAACCCCTGTCCATAACTGCACTTGGAGGCAAATTTCGTCTAAAtgcacagagagaaaacaaTCTGTATTTTAATGAATTGAGATACATTAAATGTATTGCTGTTTTCTCATCATCAGGGTCACTCAAGTTTATTGCAAAGCATTCTGGTGAGCCAGAGACAGTTGTGTGGATGAGGAGTGGCACCCAAGGAAACAAATGGCATTATGCTGATCTTACCTTCAACAGCGACAAACCAATACAGGTATAACTGATGGTTTTGTTATTGctatagtttgtttgtttgtctgttggCAGAATCATTTTCAAGAAATACTactggaaaaatattttttgcaacAAAATCTGATGTATACCTGTTTTCCAGTTTATGATAGAAGCTGTTATGGGAGGTGAACAAGGGAGCATAGCCATTGATGACGTAGTGGTGTTCAGCGGTGAAAATGGTTCTTGTCcaccagagagagagtgcaCCTTCCAGGGCTCCCTTTGTGGCCTGCTGCCTCACCCATCTGCAAACTTTAGCTGGGACCGGATCACCGGAGAGTCCCAACCAGCCAACTCTTCAGGCCCCAGAGTGGATCACACACTGGGGACAGATCAAGGTATGCAAATGTTTAGGATAACAATATACGGTTGATTTTCAAAGCCACACATAttaagtgttttgtgttgttggaAGAAAACTCAGTGGATCAATTGAAGTGATATGATTCATCCTCTGGGGAGTATGAATGAATTACATTTCATCAAGGCCAAAGTCCACTTTATTCTCAGTATTTGTTGTTTCCTTTCCAATCTTGAAGTTTAAGGCAGGAATAGAGACGCAGTGCATGTGTTGTGTTCATTGGCACATGATACGTTTTCAGTAGaaatattttatcttatttgaAAGTACCTGCAATGTTTTTTTTGAGGATGACGCATTGTCACACATGATACATTTAGTGATTTAATAAACACTGTGCCTTTCCTTGCTAAGCAACCTGTGCACAAAGGTAAATATGCATGTCCTCAAAATAAAGCAGAATGTATGATAATGCCACATGTTTTGTAGGTTATTACCTGAGCGCCCAATTGTGGAGCCATCCTGTGGGGTCCAGAGGTGCAATGACGAGCGCGGTGCTCGAGCCCACCCCTTCAAAAGGGGAATGCCTAATGTTCTGGTACTACATGGAGGGAAGTGGCGTGGGAGAGCTAAATGTGTATCTTCAAACCCTCGGCAGCCACGAAGATCCCGTCCAGCTCTGGACCAGAgcaggtgatcaggggaagcaCTGGAGGCATGGAAGAGTGACACTTCTCAGTCCTCATAGCACATATCAGGTATGTACACATAAACGcaatgttttttggtttttatatcattttatatattttctgtaatttgtctaatgatataatataaaatatatactgttttggggttttttcctcCGGCACAATATTGTGCTTCATCTAATACTTTATAGATCTATAAAGATTGCCACTGTCGATTAGCTGATGTCAAGAACCATTAACTGATTTTTTTAGTTATGTTTTCTCCTGTATGGCTTTTtccttgtgtctttgtttttactATTTTGATGCAATTTgtcaaaagtaattaaaaaatagACATTAGCAGTATAGTTAATTTTTTATAGGTTATTTATtccaaacattttatatatttcaaggataatgaaacacttaaaaaacacttattttcatcattttagCAATTATACTTTAAAGGATGTCATGTAAAAGACAAAGTTATGACACAACATTTGTGCTTTTGAATTCGAGGTGATTTTTGAGGCGATAGTTGGGGATGAACCAAGCAGAGATATTGCCATTGACGACCTCATAGTCCTGAATGATGCATGCCCTCCGACGGGTAAGTAGCCACTGTAGATTTCAGATAACATATCAATCATAGTGTTTATTTGTtcaattgatttgatttgattacaCTGTGTGTATCCAGCTGTataatgtgtctgtgtgtttctttgaaGGTTTTTGTGACTTTGAGAGGGACTTCTGTGGTTGGGTCAACAATCCTCCCCCAGAGTTTGGAGTCGAGTGGGATTGGCTCTCTAGCAAAAGTGATGGCTCAATGATTCCACCCAGAGACCACACCACAGGATCTGCTTTAGGTAAGTTACATGTCACACATGTACTTTAACTACAGGCTCACTTCAATATCACTGTTATAGCATTTGCTCTATAAGTGAAGATATCCTTCAAATTCTTAGGCAATGTCAGAAGAtgccactttttaaaaaataaatatgtttttcaggCCACTTTGCATTTTTCATGGCATCCGATTCTGATAAAGAAGAAATTGCCCAACTGGAGAGTGAATCAATGGCAGCTGTTGACCAAGCTTGTCTGGAGATGTGGCACCATGTTGGAACATGGCTGTCAAATAGTGAGTACAGTTTTTTTACTGTATATTTAGCTTATTTTTATTAACAATCTGCAAATATgtggtgtaaacaacataaGGTCTGGTTTTCTGCAGTCAAACATGAATAGTTATCAACTTTACAATAACTTAAAGACAAAAACTACCAACATTAATGTCAGTCACGCCATGTTAGTGTTAATTTCATGCTAAGTCCAATGCCAGTCATGAAAAAACTCAATCCAGATCTTAGTACAGTTGTCAACATTGGCATTGTAAGTGGAAAATTTCTTTCAACCTGTCAAAAGACCAGTGAATCTACTGTAGTAACATGTATCCATTAAGGAAAAAATGGGAATACAAAATAATAGCATCAATGTAACTACTTGCAGCCATAAATTGAAGTAGCAAAAGCATTTGTGTGCAAATTAGCATGGAGTTGAACCTTCACTTACATTCattaaaaaacccaaacaaaagtCTTATCATTAGTAGTGCTTTGTGTTAGACAAATAAATTGCTGTCTCTTGTTTTTATTACCTTATTTCCTTGTCATTGTGATCCATTCTCAGCCGTTATTTAAACCCCTAAATAAACTGTCATATGTTGATTATTGAGGCACGGATCCGATACAGACAAGTGAGGCAGAGCCATTTATTGAGGCTGAAGTTAAAGTCAAAAACAGCACACTGAAGTGGTTCAACCAActctaagaaaaacaaaactgagaggAAAGACTGTTTATACACATGAAGGGGTGGAAATACCAAAGTAACAAGTCACAGCTGCAGATAGTCAAGACAGCAGGGGAGGGAGCAAAACCCAAAACCAGGCACAGGAGTTAACTAATTAATAAAGTATAACCAATAATGAATGCAGAGACAAAGAAATGACTCCTCTGTTAAGCATCGCCTCAACAGAAGGGATACCACGGGAGAATGAAACAAAGGGAAACTAGTAAGGGAACTAATAAACTCCATAATTAAGAAACAAATAAAGGCTCCAAAtactaaaataattaaaaaaaaactttaaataaatatacataagTAGTAAACATAACTAAGAACCAAACAGAGAACCTCTAATAAcaaacataacataaacaaagaaataacagtTAATTATTCTCTTGATGACCCAGGGCCTTCAGCTATTACACTGACGGTGTTTGTCAATGAGGCTGCTGGACTGCGTGCTGTATGGAATACAAGTGGATATTCGAATAACACTTGGATCCGAGACAGGGTGGATTATAGCGCATCAGGCCCTCACCAGGTAAGAATTGTATCAATTTTGATGTTGATTTTCTCATGAAAATATTGACCAATGATAAATCAGCGCAGAGTTTTAAACTTCTATTGTTCTTTATCGCAGATTATTTTACAAGCAAGGTGTCCCGCCTCAAAAGATGAAAGCTTTTGCCTGGATGACGTTCACATAATCAGGAACATGTCTTGTGATGACCTCATTCCAACCACTACACCATACCCAACCACCACCATGACCAGTGCTCCTGCCTCAGCCATGGACTGCACCTTTGAAGAAGGTAAAACTGCTAAATTTACCAgaaatttagcagaaatagcttTATTTGTTAATAGTATGCTACAAAAGGAAATGCCATTCAAGTTCTTATGATTACTGGCATTAGAGCTTACAAATCATGGTCATGATAATGATGGCCATGGTATGCTCTAAGTACATACCTAAGCCCACATATGGACACAACTTAGCTCAATGaacaataaagaaatataaatgaatttacaatATTTGTTGGTATTATTGGTATCCCATCTCCCTCATGTCCAGTTCAAAACACCAGGCTTCATAACAGGACTTCACTAAGTATGCATTGGCTACATCCATCGCTATATATGATCTATAACATATATAGTTATATAAGTATAACTATATATGATCTAtctataacattttaaaatattatagaTATCTGTAACCACTCCTACATGCATTTTTCTTAATTTGGGTATGTCAATTTTGTCTTTCCTCCTCATGTACTTATATAGTGTTTTAATACTAATATTTATCTCTTGTAAAAACAGGTCTGTGTAACTGGGTCCAGGAGGCCAATCATGATTTGAACTGGACTCTCAGTATTGGACTTCCAGTTGATCGACCATGGGATGGACCTCAGTATGATCATACTGTTGGGAATAATGAAGGTATTCATTATTGACACTAATATAAGCAGAGAAGCAATGCATTTACAACAGAAGTCTAGTGACACACCTTAGCTGAAAAATAATGAACAATTTTGATACCCAATTatcttttgtcttgtttttctaGAAAaagtcttctttctttctttcttcttcttttttttggctgtTCCTTGTAGAGGTCGCTACAGTGGCTCATCTGCCTTCAACTCACCCTGTCCTTACCATGCTCATCTGTCACATCAACCTTCTGCATGTCATCCTTCACTACATCACTACTTCTCTTTCTGTTATTCTCCCGTTTAGAAGCTCCATATTCAACCCCCTTTGTtcagtatatccactatccaTATTCTGCAAATGTCCAAATCAtgtcagccttgcctctctagcTTTTTCTCCAAGCTGATCAACCTGAGCAGCCCATCTGATGTACATATTTCTAATCTTGTGTATCACTCCCAGTGAAAATCTTGGTACCTTCAACTCAGCCTCTTG comes from the Oreochromis aureus strain Israel breed Guangdong linkage group 18, ZZ_aureus, whole genome shotgun sequence genome and includes:
- the si:ch211-106h4.4 gene encoding MAM and LDL-receptor class A domain-containing protein 2 — its product is MANITLIPGQDHTTGSAWGHVMHIDGKEGGGLFSDANLEYSVDQGAALGCQIRFWYHIYDQESSSLPSTSALTVKMVRDHTETDLLKISGETDGWENATALIGNQPGGYKLLFSFSLSILEKLDVMLDDINFEYCKEGEIPAGGTDNLSCDFEKDTCAWYHDYRASLLWEKSKGGYDRPTGNGYYMLIEAKRNLNISSAARLISFPQPAGQVLCVSFWYHIFGNSIGSLKFIAKHSGEPETVVWMRSGTQGNKWHYADLTFNSDKPIQFMIEAVMGGEQGSIAIDDVVVFSGENGSCPPERECTFQGSLCGLLPHPSANFSWDRITGESQPANSSGPRVDHTLGTDQGYYLSAQLWSHPVGSRGAMTSAVLEPTPSKGECLMFWYYMEGSGVGELNVYLQTLGSHEDPVQLWTRAGDQGKHWRHGRVTLLSPHSTYQVIFEAIVGDEPSRDIAIDDLIVLNDACPPTGFCDFERDFCGWVNNPPPEFGVEWDWLSSKSDGSMIPPRDHTTGSALGHFAFFMASDSDKEEIAQLESESMAAVDQACLEMWHHVGTWLSNRPSAITLTVFVNEAAGLRAVWNTSGYSNNTWIRDRVDYSASGPHQIILQARCPASKDESFCLDDVHIIRNMSCDDLIPTTTPYPTTTMTSAPASAMDCTFEEGLCNWVQEANHDLNWTLSIGLPVDRPWDGPQYDHTVGNNEGFFLLINGFGSKDDEKAVISVPVITRTSPICVDFWYHMLGPSVSNLDLLVQTQSSELLVWTRRGTQNPEWMNAKVTLSMNDIVQIVFSGQRDTSSQGFIAIDDVKVREGACSNHDVCGFDSDLCGFENDVSHLGRWIRRKGTKHHVDHTYGTENGFYMMVTSNSTQGEIAELFTPDLPSAKEMCVRFWYWLPTDSSSNLAVHIRQSAEVGDVLWQQTGGLSTGWEMAEVTVSSPTKFNVVFKAVHVPGTNTTVKIDDFSVRDGACSPAGSCDFESGQCTWVNILKEDGHDWVLARGGFHGPPTDHTTQTPEGWFLLSSSPNQSHSSVAQVVSEWIQLKDTTSCLTLWYHMDNSDSGTLQVFIRSWPSEEDLMFHSNSSESRWRKFSQSVETSKPFQLLIEAETKSRGFIAIDDIGLTPGLCQVNETDLGFAGCSFENGTCNWEDISVGQCRWTRGRNVTGNTGPPVDHTLGTNLGKAKYTH